From one Bombyx mori chromosome 5, ASM3026992v2 genomic stretch:
- the LOC105842190 gene encoding trypsin, alkaline C-like, translating into MLQSIAFLFLLIGWANAVPTNQQRIIGGSVVTIDRYPEVAATLVSSNGIQWLQGCGSSILNNRAVLTAAHCIYGVMRIRVGSAFGNSGGRVHQVSRYIPHPNYVAATFESDVAILHVSTQIVYVNNAVRPARIAGSNYNLADNQVVWATGWGSMSLGGAYSEQLRHVQIYTVNQDLCRARHRTTITANMLCVGRLGVAGFGQCGGDSGSPLFHNGVVVGVCSFGVGCGDSYHPTVNVRVSRFTSWIQNNA; encoded by the exons ATGCTTCAATCTATTGCTTTCCTGTTTTTACTTATTGGTTGGGCAAATG CTGTACCAACGAATCAGCAGCGGATTATTGGCGGTTCGGTTGTTACCATTGACCGATATCCCGAAGTTGCTGCCACGCTCGTCTCAAGTAATGGCATTCAATGGCTTCAAGGATGTGGTAGTTCTATTCTAAATAACAGAGCTGTCTTAACTGCAGCTCACTGTATATA tggtGTGATGCGTATCAGAGTTGGTTCGGCATTCGGCAACAGTGGCGGTAGGGTACATCAAGTGAGCAGATACATTCCGCATCCTAATTACGTGGCTGCGACCTTCGAGAGTGATGTTGCCATCTTACATGTTTCAACTCAAATCGTTTACGTCAACAACGCCGTGAGACCGGCCAGGATTGCTGGTTCCAACTACAATCTTGCTGATAACCAGGTCGTATGGGCCACTGGATGGGGATCCATGTCG CTTGGTGGCGCGTACTCGGAACAGCTTCGTCATGTCCAAATCTATACTGTAAACCAGGATTTGTGTAGAGCTCGTCACAGGACCACTATCACTGCCAACATGTTGTGTGTTGGTAGACTCGGCGTTGCTGGATTCGGACAGTGTGGTGGTGACTCCGGAAGCCCTCTGTTCCACAACGGGGTTGTCGTCGGTGTCTGTTCCTTTGGTGTAGGATGTGGTGATAGCTACCACCCCACGGTTAATGTTCGTGTTTCACGTTTTACGTCATGGATTCAGAATAATGCATAG
- the LOC732884 gene encoding trypsin-like protease isoform X1 has translation MRQSITLVFLILGWANAVPTNQQRITGGSVVTIDRYPELAATLITSDGVQWVQGCGSSILNNRAVLTAAHCLFGVMRVRVGSSFGNSGGRVHQVSRYITHPNYVAVTFESDLAILHVSTQIAYVNNAVRPARIAGPNYNVADNQVVWATGWGSMWLGSGHSEQLRHVQLYTVNQNLCRTRHTSVPITANMLCVGRLGVGGFGQCGGDSGSPLFHNGVVVGVCSFGVGCGHDHFPTVNVRVSRFTSWIQNNA, from the exons ATGCGTCAGTCTATAACGTTGGTGTTTTTAATTCTTGGTTGGGCGAATG ctGTACCAACCAATCAGCAGCGAATTACTGGCGGCTCGGTTGTGACCATCGACCGGTATCCCGAACTTGCTGCCACGCTAATTACCAGTGACGGCGTCCAGTGGGTTCAAGGATGCGGCAGTTCTATCCTCAACAACAGAGCTGTCCTAACTGCAGCTCATTGTTTATT CGGTGTGATGCGTGTTAGAGTTGGTTCATCATTCGGCAACAGTGGCGGCAGGGTCCATCAAGTGAGCCGATACATTACGCACCCTAATTACGTGGCTGTGACCTTCGAGAGTGATCTTGCCATCTTACATGTTTCAACTCAAATCGCTTACGTCAACAACGCCGTGAGACCAGCCAGGATTGCTGGCCCCAATTACAATGTTGCAGACAACCAGGTCGTATGGGCCACTGGATGGGGATCCATGTGG CTCGGTAGTGGTCATTCAGAACAACTTCGTCACGTCCAACTTTATACTGTAAACCAGAACCTGTGCAGAACTCGTCACACTAGCGTCCCTATCACTGCCAACATGTTGTGTGTTGGTAGACTCGGAGTTGGTGGATTCGGACAGTGCGGTGGTGACTCCGGTAGTCCGCTGTTCCACAACGGGGTTGTGGTTGGTGTATGTTCCTTCGGTGTAGGATGTGGCCACGACCATTTCCCCACCGTCAATGTTCGTGTTTCACGTTTCACATCGTGGATTCAGAATAACGCATGA
- the LOC732884 gene encoding trypsin-like protease (The RefSeq protein has 1 substitution compared to this genomic sequence) produces the protein MCNKVLKTVPTNQQRITGGSVVTIDRYPELAATLITSDGVQWVQGCGSSILNNRAVLTAAHCLFGVMRVRVGSSFGNSGGRVHQVSRYITHPNYVAVTFESDLAILHVSTQIAYVNNAVRPARIAGPNYNVADNQVVWATGWGSMWLGSGHSEQLRHVQLYTVNQNLCRTRHTSVPITANMLCVGRLGVGGFGQCGGDSGSPLFHNGVVVGVCSFGVGCGHDHFPTVNVRVSRFTSWIQNNA, from the exons ATGTGCAACAAAGTGCTTCAGA ctGTACCAACCAATCAGCAGCGAATTACTGGCGGCTCGGTTGTGACCATCGACCGGTATCCCGAACTTGCTGCCACGCTAATTACCAGTGACGGCGTCCAGTGGGTTCAAGGATGCGGCAGTTCTATCCTCAACAACAGAGCTGTCCTAACTGCAGCTCATTGTTTATT CGGTGTGATGCGTGTTAGAGTTGGTTCATCATTCGGCAACAGTGGCGGCAGGGTCCATCAAGTGAGCCGATACATTACGCACCCTAATTACGTGGCTGTGACCTTCGAGAGTGATCTTGCCATCTTACATGTTTCAACTCAAATCGCTTACGTCAACAACGCCGTGAGACCAGCCAGGATTGCTGGCCCCAATTACAATGTTGCAGACAACCAGGTCGTATGGGCCACTGGATGGGGATCCATGTGG CTCGGTAGTGGTCATTCAGAACAACTTCGTCACGTCCAACTTTATACTGTAAACCAGAACCTGTGCAGAACTCGTCACACTAGCGTCCCTATCACTGCCAACATGTTGTGTGTTGGTAGACTCGGAGTTGGTGGATTCGGACAGTGCGGTGGTGACTCCGGTAGTCCGCTGTTCCACAACGGGGTTGTGGTTGGTGTATGTTCCTTCGGTGTAGGATGTGGCCACGACCATTTCCCCACCGTCAATGTTCGTGTTTCACGTTTCACATCGTGGATTCAGAATAACGCATGA